AGCCCTCGCCCATCAAGTTCTACCCGGGAGTCTATAAGAAGCTCGCCGAGCTGGGCTTCAAGGCGGCGCCCCTCCTCTACAGGGAGGAGTTTGAGGAGCTCAAGCGCGGCAACAAGGATATCATTCTCAGGTTCGTAAGGAACCTTGACAGGATCTATGCGGAAAAGATATCGGAGAGCCGGGAGAACCTCTTCCAGGCCATCGAAGCCCTGGGGGCCCTTGGCACAAAAGAAGCCCTTGCACCCCTGGCGGAGCTGATGAAGCAGAAAAGGGAGAAAACCATAAAGCTCGCGGCCTTGAGAGCTCTTGGCCCCATAGGCACCCCCGGCGCCCAGATAGCTCTTGTGCCAGGCCTGGCCGATCCATCCCAGGAGGTCTATGTAAAGACGGCCCAGATGCTCCGCAGGGCGAAGCGGGAAGTGATCCAGCCCCATATAGACAGGCTCTTCCTGGAGAAAAAGCTGAAACCGAAGCAGATATACAAGATACTTACCGTGATGGGCGGCGTAAGCTCCTCGTCGTAATGAAGGAGTGCAGGGAAAAGGCTTCATCAAGCGGTATGTCTTGAAAAGCAGGTAATTATGAGGAAATGGTTTTTTAAATGGCGCGGGGCCCTCATGGTGCCCCTCGCGATCATCATACTGCTCCTTGGGAAGCCGACTCCAGCGTCGTTCTTTGCAGGAATTGCCGTTGCGCTCCTCGGCGAAGCCCTCAGGATATGGGGAGTCGGATACGCCGGGAAGACCACGCGGGGGGAAGAGGTGAAAGCGCCCTGCCTGGTGACGGCGGGCCCTTTTGCACACGTGAGAAACCCCCTCTACCTGGGAAATGCCATCACAGGCCTCGGCTTTACCGTCATGGCCTGCGGGGCGGCACCGCCTTTTGTCGTCGCGCTCCTCATGATCCTCTTCCTGCTTTTCTATGTCACCGTGTACGGTACTATCATCCCCCTGGAGGAGGAGTTTCTCAGGGAGACCTTCGGCGATCCTTACAGTGAATACTGCTCCCATGTGCCAAGGATCGTGCCGCGGCTCTCACCTTATGAGAAAAAACAGGGCACCTTCAGCTGGATGCCCATAAAGAGCGGCGAGTCAGAGACCCTGGTGCTCTTCGCCCTTTTCTCGCTCATCATGCTGGGAAAGGTTCCCCAGTGGGGCGGCGTGCTGCTCCAGAGAATCTTCCCTTCTTGACACGACTTCAGGGGAGTGATGGCCATGTTTCCTCTTTCGGGGTTCACGCCCACGCCGCCCCAGGGAGTCCCTGCCCGGGACCAGTCCTCTCAGGCCGCTGCACCGCTGGCACAGCAAAGCCCCGAAGAGCCCTCCCTGCCAACGGAAAGCTTTGCCGCCGAGAGTGAGGGCGAAGATTACACCGCCATAGGCGACAGGGGAGCCCTGGTGCGCCATGACCTCTCCGACAGGGTCTTCCTGACAAAGGAGTCGGAGCACTTCGTCTTTCACTATCTCCCCGGCACCGAGGCGGAAAAAGACCTTGAGGGCATTGCTTCGGCAAGAGAGGAAGCCCACGGAGCCATCTCGTCCTTTCTCGGTATCGAGGCACCTGACAGGATAAGCATCTACCTCTTTCCGAGCGACAGGGAATCTTACTGTCCCACATGGGGGAAGACCTTCGCGGGAAGGACCCTTCCCGAGGTGCATATGATAGGCCTCGCCTATGTGGCCGATGAGGATTCCTATGAAAAAGTGCACTTCGGCCACGAAATCACCCACGCACTTGAGTATTACCTTCTCCCCGAAGGGATGCGCGTCCCTCCCTACTTCCGGGAGGGCCTGGCAGATTATCTCTCGCAGTCAGGAGAATGTGTGCACAGGCGATTTATCAGGTTCCTCCAGGTCGGCATGGCGTCATCGCCTTATTCGTTCACTGAAGAAAAGCTCAACAGGCCTGAGTACATGGAAAGCGCCTCCATGGTGAGGTATATGGTGGAACAATTCGGCCGAGAGCCTTTCCTTGCCTTCTACCGGAGCCTGGCGATCCTGAAAAAAGGCGAATCCATGAGCATTGACACTTTCTCCTCCATACTCCAGTCCTCTTTTGGCATCTCCCGTGAATCTCTGGAAGCACAGTTTCACAGTCAGGTGAGCCCTTACTGGGACAAAGTTTCCCATAGCATCGCCCCCGAGACGATCGTGGAGATAGACGGCCTCATCGAGGCCATGGATGAAGCCGGCCGCAGCAATGATATGCAGGCGCTCCTCTCCCTTTACAGCAGCGATTTTTACTACTTCAGCAGGACAAAGGAGCTCTCCCTCGCCGGGGAGCACCTGGCGGCGGCAGGGCCCTCAGTGACAAAAGAGCTGGAAATTGCCACGCTGGGGACATGGTGCTACGGGAAGACTTACGCGGTGAAGACCTGGCGCGAGGCAAGGGAGCCCGGCGCCCCTCCCCCGGAAGAGGTGCGCTTTTTCCTGGTGGAGAGGCTCGGAGGCGCCATGAGGCTCAATGCGAAATACCCGGGGGGCTGGCAGGGATGAGCTGCTGCCCCATTTTCCTTGGCCTTCTTAAGACCTTTAAATATTTTTCTGCCATCACCTTCATCACCTCTTCCAATTCATCCTGCCGTATGAGCCCATTTCTCTTCGCCTGAGAGGTTTTCAGGGATTTTGATGGAAAAAATCGCAAAACTTGCCTTTAATCGCTCTACAGGCCATTGGGCGATGGCATTGAAACCCAATGTTATAAAGCATTTCAGCCACATGTGCCTTTGACTTTCTTCTATCTATGATGTATAATAAAATATAGAGATACAATGGTATCTACTACCAAAAAAGAAATCCTGAAAGGAGGACTATCGTGAATACCGGCATGATCCGCGAGTATCCTGGCTACGAGGCCACCATGGAGGGCGGGCAGGTCTTTCAGGCCATCCCCGAACTCCCGCTGGTCACGTACGGCGCCGATGAGGTGCTCTCGCGCTCGAATTGCCGTCATATC
This is a stretch of genomic DNA from Candidatus Eremiobacterota bacterium. It encodes these proteins:
- a CDS encoding isoprenylcysteine carboxylmethyltransferase family protein, which codes for MRKWFFKWRGALMVPLAIIILLLGKPTPASFFAGIAVALLGEALRIWGVGYAGKTTRGEEVKAPCLVTAGPFAHVRNPLYLGNAITGLGFTVMACGAAPPFVVALLMILFLLFYVTVYGTIIPLEEEFLRETFGDPYSEYCSHVPRIVPRLSPYEKKQGTFSWMPIKSGESETLVLFALFSLIMLGKVPQWGGVLLQRIFPS